Genomic segment of Funiculus sociatus GB2-C1:
CGATGTCCTAGCCCAATCGTTTGCCGAACGGTACAACCCTTCGCGTGGCTACGGTGCTGGGGCGCAGCAGCTGTTAACCAGGCTTCAATGGGGAGCAGACTGGCGAGTTGAGGCTTTACAGATGTTCGGGGGAAGCGGTTCGTATGGCAATGGTGCGGCGATGAGAGTAGCACCTTTGGGCGCTTACTTTGCTGACGATTTAGCCGCGGTGCGCGAAAATGCGATGCTCTCGGCGCAACCAACGCACGCTCATCCAGAGGGCATTGCTGGGGCTGTTGCTGTCGCTGTTGCGGCTGCACTTGCCTTTCAGGTGAGTGCAGGTGAGTCTATGCAGCCTGTACAATTTCTAGGACTTGTTGCCGAAAACGTTCCTGAAAGCGAAACTCGTAGCGGCATTAAGCAAGCAGCAGCGATTTACACCACATCTCCATCGGTGGTAGCACAACAACTGGGTTCGGGATACAAAATTTCCGCTCAAGATACAATACCTTTTGCCCTCTGGTGTGCTGCCCATCATCTGGAAGATTACCAGGAAGCTTTCTGGGCGACCCTGAGCGGTTTAGGAGATATGGATACAAATTGCGCCATTGTGGGCGGTATCGTCGCCCTCTCCGCACGCCAACGAGGAATACCCGCCGACTGGATTGAGTCGCGGGAGCCTTTTCCTGATGATTTTTTAAGGGTTTTGGCAGACGAAAGTCATTAAAAGTGCAAAATTAAAAAGAATCTGTCTTTTTAATTTTTTACTTGTTCTTGTAGTGGTGGACATACAGATTTATAGAAGTCCTCCATGATACTTCCGGGTTGAATTTGCATTTCTAGCAATTTGTCTTCTTTGCCTATATCGTTTTCAGAAACGATGCGACCATTTGGATCGAAACGAATCGACCGCCGCCAGCGGAATAAGCCTTTTTTACAGTTTATAGAATGATAATTATCTACTCCAAAAGCGCCGTCAGGTTGAGGATTTGTAAAGAGGTTACGCCGCCAGAATTCTACAATATCCCCCTTCCTAACTATGCGCTCCGGGTCGATATATATGGGGGCGTTGTCGGGTGCTTTGCTGACTTCCATCCAAGATGCGATCGCGCTCAAACTACCATTGATGGCGATGAAGCTTATCCCGGATACTAGAGCTATGCGCGACAGTTGAAGTTTTAGCAGCTTATTCATTGGCTTACAAAAATTATTCCTAATCTATCGGAAATGCTTGATTTGGTTGAAAAGGAAAAAGAAACGAATTAATAATTATTTCTTTTTCCTTTAACTGACCCCTTTTTCAGGTGAGTTGGGGGAAGCACCTTTTATTTTTCAACGCCCATTTTTAAGACGAAACAAAAAAAACTTAGTTACTTGCTCAGGTTGGAAATTATCATCGCTAACCAGAAGTAAACTTTGGCTGCCATCAGGTAAACGAGGGCCAAAAGTCATCCCTTCAAAGTTTGCTAAAGCAACACCCAATTCATCCAAGTTCAACAGTAACTTTTTCTTGACTGGGTTAATTCCACTAACCTCACCCTTGAGGCTGGGAACACGAGAAATATCAGTAGCTCCGCCAGTTGCTGCTTGATAAATCCGCACGCTGAAACCTAATAAACTCAAAGAACGTTCTAAACTGAGAAAATGCCCACCCGTATCCACAGCTAATAACTCCGCCAAGCCATCTTTTAATGCCGCACTGGGAGGAGGTTCCATTTGATATAAATGTTCGGCAATTACCAGCGGAGGCCCATCGGTGATTAAATAGTGCAGTAAACGACATTTGGCTCCCTGGTTAGAATTAGCTGGTTCTTTATCCTGCATCAAAGATGACTCTGTAGCTGTAAATAAGCGAATTGCTTCTCCTTTAGCGGGAATAGTACCGAAGGGACTAAGGGTGAGTGATTCAAATCCTAAGTTATTTTGAGTGCCAGTTGTTGCGTCTTTATTTGATTTTGTAGCATCAACAAGATAACGCTCTGGGATAGGCAAAGTTTGCCGTAGCCGTCCGGTTTCTAAGTCAAATTCGCCTACAACGGGGGAAACGCCATTAGGGGGAATGCCTTCGCTAGCGATAAATACGGATTTTTGGGGAGTAATGGCAATTCCTTCAGTATCCAGGGTGCCTTTAGGATAAGTTTTTCCTTGCTCGTCGGTAAGAAAGGTAACGTCTTCAACTTCTACTTTCTGAAGGCTGATCTGGCGATCGCTATCATCATTTAAAATTAGCTTCAGCGTGTAGAATCGGGCGGGAGCAAACGTGCCGCGGTCATCGGAAATGGCATAGAAACGGTTTTGCTGTCGGTCGTAGGTCAGCCCTGATAAGCCCCCAACGGGTGTATCCTTAAATTTCATCTTGGGCAGCTGGTACTCTCCCAAAAAATCTAGGGATAGATCGAGAAACACCCGATCTCGTGCCACCCCTGGCTGGATGCCACAGGAAGTGAGAAAAATTAAGAATGCGATCGCTATGCCCAAAAGCCTTGGTAGCAACCTAAATTTGCTCCGGTTCACCGACTCCCTCCTAAACTTGACTGTTCATCTGGAAACTCTGGTTTTACTGTAACAGTCGAAAAACTATGAAGTATAAAGTATCAAATATTATCTTGTATCTAATATGCAGAAGTTGATGGCTCAGGTGTGGTATAAGCAGCGTCCCTCAAAAGCACTCTTTTTAGGAATTACCGCTTTGTTCCTGCTGTGTTCGGGTTCTGTCGGTTGGGCAGCTGATGATGATAAACCCAAAATCAACCCCCTGGAAATAACGACACCCGATCCCCTGTTGCCTTCTCCACCAGTAGAGCGTCCCGCCACCCCCCAAGAAATCCGCCTATTGAGAGAGGCTTTGGATGATTTAAACACCCAGGCAACTGAACAGCTAAAAGCAGGCAATGCACCAGCAGCTTTTGAAATTTGGTATCGGGAACTGCGCTTGCGGCGATCGCTTGGTACCGTCGAAGAGGTGCAAGCATTGGGACGGATTGGCGATATTGCCTGGACGAATAATCAAAAAGCTGATTTGCAAATCATCACCCAGCGTCTGCAAACGATTCGGGCTGAGGCGTTAGGAAAGCCGATCCGTAAAAACGAGAAGCGTCCTTTGGGAACAGCAGATGTTCCTGCTACCGTAACTGATGTCACACCAGAAAATGCGGAGCTTTTGCAAGCTTTGGGTCAAGCTTACCAGCAAATTCGCTTACCTGGGGAAGCTGTGGAGATTTATCAACTAATTTTAGCTGATGCTCGTCAGCGCCAAGATATTGCGACAGAAGAAGCAACGCTGAAGACAATTGCCCAAGGGCACATGAGTTGGTTTGATTATCCCAAAGCGGCGGCAGCTTATGAGGAGTTGCTGGTTTTGGCGAGTCAAAAAGGCGATCGCGTTAGCGAAGTCGTTTATCTACAACAACTGGCGTATATTTACGATAAGGTAAAGCAACCGGAAAATTCTCTCAAGTTTAAGCAACAGCTTTTGCAAAACTACCTCAGCGATCCGCAAGCTGCAAATCAAATACCAGCGATTAAGATAGCGATCGCCGACGACTATCAAGCCCTCAACCCACCAAACCCAGACGCGGCAAGCCAAAACTATCAGGAAGCCTATAATCTAGCATGGACTTTGCAACAGTTTGCCTCTGCCAGCGAAGCCTTGAAAAAACTAGGCGATCTCTACCGAAATTATAAAAAGCCGGAATTTGCTTTGCAGGTTTATCAAGTTTTATTGAAAGTAGATCAGCAGTCGTACAATTACTACAACTTGATGAATACCTACGACCAAATGGGACAAATTTATTTGGAACGTGGGGACATGGAGCAAGCCAAGACAGCATTTCAACAGGGGCTGGAATTAGCCAAGTCTTTGAAATATCAAGAAAATTATTTTGTTACTCAGATTGAACGAGTGACTAAGCAAGATTAGCAGAATAGCGCCTGCCCAGACGTAAGAGAAAGCGCGATCGCTTAATAACGAATCCGAGGATCGATATAGGCATTAATGATGTCAATCAAAATGCTGGCAAATACCACAATTGAGGCAAAAAATATCATGATGCCTTGAACTGTGGGGTAATCTCGTAAAGAAATTGCCTCATACAAACGATTACCTAATCCGGGCCAAGAGAAGGTAACTTCTGTTAAAACGGCACCGCCTAGCAAAGCAGCAAGAGTTAACCCCAGGACGGTAATCACGGGAATCATGGCATTTTTCAAGGCGTGGGCAAAGAGAATCCGCCTTTCGGGAATGCCTCTGGCTCTTGCGGCTTCTACGTAATCTGCTTTCAAAGTTTGCTTCAAATTTACTCGCACAATCCGCTCAAAAATCCCGCTGAGGAGGATTCCTAGTGTCAGGCTAGGGAGGGCAAGATGATGTAAAGCGATGAAAAATTGGCTGAAGTTACCGCTTAAGAGGCTGTCAATGGTGTAAAGACCTGTGATGCTGGGAGGAGCCTGTAATGTTAGGGGAAAGCGCGATCCGAGGGGAAACCAACCCAACTGTACTGAGAAAATCAGCTGTAGGATCATCCCCACCCAAAATAAAGGCAGCGAGTAGCTGATGATGCCAAATAAACGCCCACCAGCGTCTAAAGCGGTTCCGGGACGGGAGGCGGAAAGGATACCAACACCAACGCCAACAATAAATGCGATCGCCATACTAAACACCGCTAATTCCACCGTCGCCGGGAAGTATTGCCCAATTACGTCCCACACCTCTAGTCCGCGACTGGTGATAGATTTACCCAAATCTAGATGCAGTAAATCTCCTAAATAGCGAATGTATTGCACCCACAGCGGGTCAGATAGCCCCAACTCTTGACGATACCTTACCTTGACATCTTCTGGGGCGCGACCGCCTAAAACCGCATCGACTGGATCTCCTGGTGTCGCCCGGAGGAGCAAAAATACGATGGTGACAATTGTCCACAGCATTAAAGGTGCTAGAAGGACACGGGCGAAAATGTAATATTGTAGGGCTTTAGAACGTGACATTTGAAATGGGGAATGGGGAATGGGGAATGGGGAATGGGGATTACTAATTGCCACGAGATTTTAAGTAGGCATTTAGCTTGGGTGGCAGTTCATCAATGATTGGTTTGAGTTTGGTTACTTGTTCATGTGTCAAGAGCTGTCGAGCGTATGCTAATCTCAACAAACTTATTGTTTCGTATAAAGATCCTCTAGCAATCTTTATAAAACGCCGATTGTCTTGGAAATTGTACCGACCTCTTCCTTCAGAAATATTGGCACAGACGCTATCTGCGGCACGAACAATTTGTTTACCAAGTGTCTGTTTAGCAAAATCGTCCCATTGCTTAACAATATGCCAAATTTGATTTGCTAAACTCTCAGCTAACTTGTAAACATCCAAATCCTCAAAATCTGGTCTTCCCATGCTTACCCCATTAACTACTAAGCTGATAGGCGTAATTAGACATTACTCCTGAAAGTCTGGAATTGGGAATAGATAATTGGATAATTGGGGAAAAGAAAGACTAACAAAAGAATCTTCCAATTCCCCATTCCCCATTCCCCATTCCCCATTCCCCATTCCCCATTCCCTATTTACTTTTTGATCGTCCAAAAAGCAAAATCTTGAGTCGGGTTGATGCGAAGACCGTTGACACCTTTTTGGGCAAAGGCGTAATCTTTACTTTGCCACAAGGGGACGTAGGGAACATCTTTGGCGAGTAAGTCTTGAATTTCTGCGAAGACTTTCTTTCTGGCTTCGGGATTTTGTTCTTTTCGCTGCTGTGCAATTAGCTGGTTCATGCGATCGCTATAGTAAAAAGACCCCTGAGTTTGGCTGGCTCCTTCTTCACACCCGGTTGCAGCTGAACCTTTGGTACAATCCAAAAACGGCTGCACGTAGTTGTCAGGATCGAGAAAGTCCGGATACCAGTCCAGTAAGACTGTCTGATAAATTCCCTGCGACACGTTCTTAAAAAAGCTGGCAGAATCCTCAGTTTTCACTTCAAATTGCAGCGTCCCACCGAACTGTTGAGTCGCTAATGCTTGGAGTGTACCCGCCGCGAGTCGGCGAGTGGGTGAAGTAGATGGATACCAAACCTCTAACTTTAGGGGATTGGTGGGAGAGTATCCGGCTTCCTGCAACAGTTGTTTTGCTTTTTCGGTGTTGCCATCGCCATACTGATCTTTGAATACTGGCTTGTAGACATCAAAGGTTGTCGGCACCATACTATAAAGTGGTTCGGCTTGATTTTTCAGCGATCGCTCATTTACCAGGGGTCGATTTACCATCGATGCGATCGCTTGCCGTACTATTGGGTTATCCAGGGGCTTAGCTTTCGTATTCAGCACCATGTAACTAGCCGCACTTCCCTGAGACTCGTTAACCTGCCAACTACCTTTTGTCCCGCCATCTTTCAAGCTGGCAATCTGATCTGGATCGAGAGATAGGTAAGCAACATCAACGCCGCCAGTACGAAATGTGTTATACAAGTTAGCTGAATTGGTCAGCACCTGTACATCAATTCCCTTATTTACAGGTTTTTCTCCCCAGTATTTATCAAATACATCCAACCGTTGCGACTCGCTGCTAAACTGCACCAATTTGTAAGGGCCAGTGCCTACAAATTCGTTTGGTTTGAATTTTCCTGCGCCAATTTCATAGACTTTCGGGGAAACGGCACTAGCACCGTTAAAGGCAAGCAGGGAGGGAAAGGCTGCAAAAGGCTTTTTCAATTTGATGCTTAATTCATACTCGCCGCTTGCCTGCACCGAGTCCACAATATCGCCTAATAGGAATGACGGTTTACCTTTGTTTTCGATGAAGCGTCGCAGAGAAAATGCCATTGCTTCGGCGTTGAAGGGGGTGCCATCGTGAAATACAACACCTTGACGCACGGGGATGGTATAAGTTAACCCATCTGGACTGACTTTAGGTAATGCTGTCGCTAACTGGGGTTTGAGGTTGGCGGTTCCCGGTTCGTAGGTATACAAGCGATCGCCCAAATTATAGTGCAAGTAGCTTGCTGCCAGCTCGTAGTTATCCGCTGGGTCCATCGTCCGTGGCTTCTGGGTGGTGCCAATGGTAATACGACCTCCACCAGCAACAGGAGAAGGAGACACAGCAGTATCAGCACTCGGTCTTCTACCGCAGCTGACTGCTAGAAATAAACAAAGGGAGAACAAACAAAAAAATTGTCCTGCGCGTCGCCACTGTCTGATGAACATCTATGTCTTAGTTAAGGATTAACTCGCGAGTCGTTATCAACTTTCCGTGCATTGAATTATAAATCCGTCCAACGCCGATTTTTCTAATTGGGATACTGCGATCGCACTTAACGTACTTTTTCGCCTCCCAGTTGCCGACTCTAGTCTCGAAATACTCCTGAAACAGCAGCTATAATAGCCGTCTGGTGTTTGGCAAGTAAAGCGCCACCTCTCTGCTAGCTCCAACATTTTGCTAATCTAGCCGAGAGTTAAAGCAATTTTCGAGGATTGTCTATGGACGACACATTTATGACTATCCCCAGCAACTGGCAGGACTGGCTAACTGTATTCGGCTATATAGTCTTTACTAGCTTCATCATCTGGCGCGTGTTTACAACAAAACCGAAGTAAAGAGCGATCGCATATGTCAAGTTTATAAGCGATTTTATTATGGTTGCAGATATTGAAAAGGAGATAATTGTTCGATGGACAAACTAAAGCATTATCGCAATTAAATTCAAAAAATATTAACCCAATACTATGAGTGGGGATCTAACACTCCTCAAGATGGGATAGAAGAATGCTTGGCATTTGATAAGATTCGAGACCACTATTTTTGGTTCCACCTTGGCTGGGATGGCAAACATAGGGTTCAATCGGTAATGGTTTACCTGCGAATTCGAGATGGAAAGATTTGGGTTGAGGAGGACTGGACGAAGCAGGGAATTCTCAACGAACTGTTAGAAGCTGAGGTACCCCATGAGGATATCGTTTTGGGATTTTAGCATCCCAGTAAGCGACCGTTGACAGAATTTGCAAGTGCTTAGTTTGGATTTTTGGTCTGATTGCGATCGCATAAAGTTTTCGCAATTATTAGCTTCGTCAGGTAAGGTAGGCAATGCCCACCCTACCTTTTAGCTGATAGGGTGATTTTAAGCAACGCATGGAAAGTTAACAATGCCCTAGCGATCGCGCCTACGCCTTAAACTTCTCAATAATCAGCAAATCAAATCGAATAGTACAGCGGGAAAGATTTTGCGTCTTTTGGCTTGACAAATACTTGTTGTTGTGTATTAAGTTTCAATTGGTCAAACTTTTCGCGGGAAATGTTCGCTGTCACTACCTGACCATCATCTAAGATTAATTCTGCCTGAATTTCCCAACCTAGATGAATCAGACGATTGACTCTGGCAGATACAGTAGTTCCGTTTGGCTCAGTTTGAATTACCACATCATGGGGACGCAAAAATATCTCCGGTTGGCTGGAATCAAACCCGTTACCCTGGAAAATGTGTGAACTACTGGGTAAGACGTTTACCGGGCCAATAAAGCTCATCACAAAAGGCGTGGCTGGGTGGTCGTAAATTTCGGCTGGCGTTCCCACCTGCTCAATTTTGCCTTTGTTCGTCACCACGATTTCATCAGCAACTTCCATCGCTTCTTCCTGGTCGTGGGTAACGAAAACCGTTGTAACGTGTACTTCGTCGTGCAGCCGCCGCAACCAAGCTCGTAGGTCTTTGCGAACTTTAGCATCTAATGCCCCAAAGGGTTCATCCAGCAGCAATACTTTCGGTTGAACTGCTAGACTTCGCGCTAGGGCAACTCTTTGCCGCTGACCTCCGGAGAGTTGGGAAGGATAGCGATCGCCTAGTCCTTTCAATTGAATTAACTCTAGCAATTCTTCCACCCGCGCCTTGATTTTTGCCTTGGGAACTTTTTGAATTTCCATGCCAAAGGCGATATTGTTGCGGACACTCAGGTGCTTAAACAGGGCATAGTGCTGAAACACAAACCCAATATTTCTATCTTGGACGCTCTGATTTGTGGCATCTTTGCCAGTGATCCAGATTTTGCCACTGTCTGGTGTCTCTAGACCAGCTATTAGCCTCAGTAGCGTGGATTTTCCCGAACCCGAAGGCCCCAATAGCGCCACCAGAGAGCCAGTTTTAATTTCTAAGCTTACCTGGTCAACAGCTTTGAAACTGCCAAACTGTTTAGATACGTTTTCAACAACTATGCCCACTGCTTTCAACCCCTAGACAAGAACTTTCCTGAATTTATCCTGGGTGGTAATCAACCCGCAAAACATCAGAATTAAATAATCTCCGGTTTCCCGATGATCTTACCGTATTTTGTTATATCACACATAGAGAGGATTGGGAATTGGGGACTAGGGACTTTGGGCTAGAGGCTGGGTAAGATTCTTCCCAATCTCCAATTCCCAATTCCCAATCCCCAATTCCCAATCCCCAATTCCCAATCCCCAATCCCCAGTCCCATTTGTAGATGTGTTAAGCTCTGTTGCAATTCAGTAAGATCCAGAGGGCTAGGCTTCAGCTAAATAGAAAGTCCGTGATAACATCTCACCTTGTAGCCGTAAGAAATTGGGAGAAGACCTTTGACACTACGGGTTGCTGTTGTAGGATCGGGACCTGCGGGTTCATCTGCTGCCGAAACCTTGGCAAAAGCCGGAATCGAGACTTACTTGTTTGAGCGCAAGCTAGACAACGCCAAGCCTTGTGGCGGGGCAATTCCGCTGTGCATGGTGAGTGAGTTTGATCTGCCGCCAGAGATTATCGATCGGCGGGTGAGAAAAATGAAGATGATCTCACCTTCCAATGTTGAAGTTGATATCAATATCCAAAAAGAAGATGAATATATCGGTATGTGCCGTCGCGAGGTGCTGGATGGCTTCTTGCGCGATCGCGCTGCCAAGTTGGGTGCTAATTTAATCAACGGCACCGTTTATAAACTGGATATACCCACAAACAATACTGATCCTTACACCTTGCACTACGCCGATCATTCGGATGGTAGCGCTGAAGGAGTAATGAAGACCCTAAAAGTCGATTTGGTAATTGGGGCAGATGGTGCAAATTCCCGCGTTGCTAAGGCAATTGATGCCGGGGATTACAATTATGCGATCGCTTTCCAAGAGCGAATTCGCCTGCCAGATGACAAAATGGCTTACTACAACGACCTGGCAGAAATGTATGTCGGTAACGATGTCTCTACTGACTTCTACGCCTGGGTATTCCCCAAATACGACCACGTAGCTGTCGGTACTGGCACCATGAAGGTGAACAAAGCCGACATCAAAAATCTGCAAGCAGGCATCCGCGCCCGTGCTGCCCGTAAGCTTGCAGGCGGTGAGATTATTAAAGTAGAAGCTCACCCGATTCCAGAGCATCCCAGACCCCGCCGCGTCGTCGGTAGAGTCGCCCTAGTAGGAGATGCTGCCGGAACTGTCACCAAGTCTTCTGGTGAAGGTATTTACTTTGCCGCTAAGTCGGCGCGGATGTGTGCTGAAACCATTGTGGAATTTTCCAACGGTGGTCAGCGCATTCCTACTGAAGCCGACCTCAAGGTGTACCTGAAGCGTTGGGATAAGAAGTACGGACTCACCTACAAGGTGCTGGATATCCTGCAAACCGTCTTCTATCGTTCCGATGCTACCCGTGAAGCCTTTGTAGAGATGTGCGCTGACAAAGACGTGCAGAAGCTGACATTTGACAGCTATCTCTACAAAACGGTTGTCCCAGCAAATCCCTTGATTCAAATGAAGATTACGGCCAAAACCATTGGTAGTTTGCTTCGGGGTAGTGCTTTAGCTCCTTAAAAAAAGCAAAAAGCGCCTCCAAGAAACGGCATAGATTCGCTTCCTCAAATTTTGGGGTAAGACAGCAAAAGGGCAAAAGAATCTTTCTTTTGCCCTTTTGCCTTTTAAACCGCGTCTGCGGTCATTTGTTCAGCGTTTGGCAACTCCAGGCAATAGCCTGCACCGTACACAGTTTTGATATAACGTGGGTGACGCGGATCTGGCTCTAGCTTCGTTCTCAAGTGCCGGATATGCACCCGAATGGTTTCTATGTCATCATCCGGGTCATAGCCCCAGACTTCCCGCAGAATTTCACTGGGAGAGACAGTTTGACCGTGCCTTTGGAGTAAGCAATGCAGTAGTTCAAACTCCAGATGAGTTAGCTTAACCGTTCCGCTGAACCAGATAGCCTCAAATCTTTCTGGTACTAACGTTATCGGCCCATAGCTGAGGATTTCCGAGTGTTTGGCTGCTTGAGGGATGCGGTCTGTACGTCGCAACAACGCCCGCACTCGTGCCAGCATTTCTTCCACTTCAAACGGCTTGGTCAGGTAATCATCGGCACCAGCATTAAAGCCTTCTACTTTATTTTGAGTCTGACCCAGTGCTGTCAACATTAGCACCGGAATATCGGCAGTACGCTCATCCCGCCGCAAGCGCTGGCAGACGGTAAAGCCGTCTACCTTGGGCAGCATCAAGTCGAGCATGATCAGGTCTGGTTGCAGTTGCATAGCCAAAGCCTGACCTTTTATGCCGTCTGGTGCTTGGCTGACATCGTATCCAGCCATTTCCAGATTGATTGAGACTAATTCTGCGATCGCAGCGTCGTCGTCGATGACGAGTATCCGGGGCATCACTAGAAATTTATAGCTACAGTTTTTTTTAACTTTCAATAAGAACCTTCATAGAAATACAAAGATTCCTGTACAGATTATACGCAAGATTATAAATTCTTCCTAAAGATAGTCTTGTATTATTCAAAAAATCGCTATACAGGTTAAGTAATAACCGTTCTCTGACGGTAATACAACTTAATATTTTCCCCACACCATCGAAAAGACTGGTTGAGGAAAAAATATATTGGGCAACAGCAGGGGCATTCTGCTGATATTGACAAGATTTTATAAATTACTGGTTGGCGCTTCCAGAACGCTGACATCAATCAACGGCGTAGCATTGAACCCTTGTTCGAGTAAGTGGCTTTGGATCTTGCGTTCGATCTGGGTGCGAATCTCTTCGGTAGGCACCGTAATGCCTTCGCGACGTTGAACGTAGATGGTGCCGAGCATAGTGTTTTGACCTTTAATATCGGCACGGGTGAAACGGACATTCGCCTCCACCAGGTCGGCTAAATCACTTCCATTCAGCACCTTCTGAATCTCGCCAACAGCACGTTGGGCGCGGCTGGAACGCTGCAATTGCGGGGGATTCGAGAACTGCCAAGTCAGCAAACCCGCTAAAGCCAAAATTGTAGCTGTAAGACCAGAGGGAAAAACCCAATTTTTACCTCGGTCGTAACGAGCGCCGCGAGGGGAGAGTCCGTAGAGGCGGAAGACGATCGCTCCTGAAAAGTTAATCCCCACCAATTGCAGCAACAACACAAAGAAGCCGTTAAGCGCCAGATCCCATTGACCAATGGCGATCGCCATCCCAATTAATCCCGCAGGTGGTGCCAGTGAAGCCGCCACCAGGGTTCCCACCGCTGCCCCCGATACCAAACTACTCCGCTCAGATTGCACCAGGTTCAAGGCTCCAGCCGCACCTGCAACTAGGGGCAGCATCACTGCAACTGTGGAAAGATTACTGGTGCTAATCATTTGTTCTGTGGCGGCTTCCTGCCTTAGTAGCAGGCTAAGCACGCCAGTTACGGTGATTGTTACCGCCAGCGCTGCAACATATCTTAAGAGGCTACGTTTGAGCAATGTTCTATCACCGCGTGCTGTAGCGATCGCTACGTTCATTGCTGGCCCCGCAAACGGCGCAATTAACATGGCAGCAACTAGCAAATAGGTCGTATTGGTAAATAAGCCAATCCAGACGACAAAGCCTGCTGCTGCTGCATACCCCAAAAATCCTCGCCAGGAACCGACGCTTTGCAAACCTCCGAGAAACACTTCTACGGGAGCGCGATTGCCGACATCTTTAACCTGCTGTGGTGCCTCAGAAGGCGGTGGCTGTAAGGTAATGACCCCACGGGGAATTAGCGTGATGTGGGCATTTGGCAGCTTTTCCAGTTTTGACAACAGCTGCTCAACTTTCCCATTAGGAACATTAACGATCGCTAGATCTAACAGCCCTTCACTCCCAGTGGCTTCTAGGAGGGCAAGGTTTGCTCCATCACAACTCTTAGCGATGTCGATAACTTCTTGCCCGCTTCCGCGCGACACCTGCACCAGTAATTGCCGCATATCTCCCTGCCTAAACTGCGATCGCTATCAGGGTATATCAATGGAGTTAGAGCCTGCATCACAGTTTAGGTAGATTTCACTGTTTGAGTAAGGATGCGATCGCATTCGCTAAATATTCATACTGTGCTGGCGTGTTGTAAATTTGAGCGGAGATGCGAACTAGCTGCTTGGGGCGTGCGGGAAAAAATATTATTGGCACCTCAATCCCAAAAAGCTCCCACAAGGCATCTTGTAGCGGCGGGAGCAATCTTGTTTCTTCTCCAACGTCATCCGCATCATCCGGCAAAGGGACAACCGCCAGGGAGCCGATCATCTCATCGGGGCAGGGCGGCGATACTAAAAGCCTCTCACAAAGCATCTGCCTTGCTGCCAAAACCATTGTGCGGTTGCGCTGCATCAACTCCTGCCATCCGCCCGGTAGTAGCGATCGCATAAACTGAATTGCTTCTGGTACACACAGGTAAGCTGTAGGATCGTGGCTGCCTGTCCAGTCGAATTCTAGATGAAAGCGCGATCGCTCTTGACGGGGAGAGTTAGCACCGTGGCTAATTGTTAACGGACGAATTTCCGCCTGCTTCTCGCGTCGCACGTA
This window contains:
- a CDS encoding ABC transporter substrate-binding protein; protein product: MFIRQWRRAGQFFCLFSLCLFLAVSCGRRPSADTAVSPSPVAGGGRITIGTTQKPRTMDPADNYELAASYLHYNLGDRLYTYEPGTANLKPQLATALPKVSPDGLTYTIPVRQGVVFHDGTPFNAEAMAFSLRRFIENKGKPSFLLGDIVDSVQASGEYELSIKLKKPFAAFPSLLAFNGASAVSPKVYEIGAGKFKPNEFVGTGPYKLVQFSSESQRLDVFDKYWGEKPVNKGIDVQVLTNSANLYNTFRTGGVDVAYLSLDPDQIASLKDGGTKGSWQVNESQGSAASYMVLNTKAKPLDNPIVRQAIASMVNRPLVNERSLKNQAEPLYSMVPTTFDVYKPVFKDQYGDGNTEKAKQLLQEAGYSPTNPLKLEVWYPSTSPTRRLAAGTLQALATQQFGGTLQFEVKTEDSASFFKNVSQGIYQTVLLDWYPDFLDPDNYVQPFLDCTKGSAATGCEEGASQTQGSFYYSDRMNQLIAQQRKEQNPEARKKVFAEIQDLLAKDVPYVPLWQSKDYAFAQKGVNGLRINPTQDFAFWTIKK
- a CDS encoding XisI protein, translating into MLTQYYEWGSNTPQDGIEECLAFDKIRDHYFWFHLGWDGKHRVQSVMVYLRIRDGKIWVEEDWTKQGILNELLEAEVPHEDIVLGF
- a CDS encoding TOBE-like domain-containing protein, with the protein product MGIVVENVSKQFGSFKAVDQVSLEIKTGSLVALLGPSGSGKSTLLRLIAGLETPDSGKIWITGKDATNQSVQDRNIGFVFQHYALFKHLSVRNNIAFGMEIQKVPKAKIKARVEELLELIQLKGLGDRYPSQLSGGQRQRVALARSLAVQPKVLLLDEPFGALDAKVRKDLRAWLRRLHDEVHVTTVFVTHDQEEAMEVADEIVVTNKGKIEQVGTPAEIYDHPATPFVMSFIGPVNVLPSSSHIFQGNGFDSSQPEIFLRPHDVVIQTEPNGTTVSARVNRLIHLGWEIQAELILDDGQVVTANISREKFDQLKLNTQQQVFVKPKDAKSFPLYYSI
- the chlP gene encoding geranylgeranyl reductase — protein: MTLRVAVVGSGPAGSSAAETLAKAGIETYLFERKLDNAKPCGGAIPLCMVSEFDLPPEIIDRRVRKMKMISPSNVEVDINIQKEDEYIGMCRREVLDGFLRDRAAKLGANLINGTVYKLDIPTNNTDPYTLHYADHSDGSAEGVMKTLKVDLVIGADGANSRVAKAIDAGDYNYAIAFQERIRLPDDKMAYYNDLAEMYVGNDVSTDFYAWVFPKYDHVAVGTGTMKVNKADIKNLQAGIRARAARKLAGGEIIKVEAHPIPEHPRPRRVVGRVALVGDAAGTVTKSSGEGIYFAAKSARMCAETIVEFSNGGQRIPTEADLKVYLKRWDKKYGLTYKVLDILQTVFYRSDATREAFVEMCADKDVQKLTFDSYLYKTVVPANPLIQMKITAKTIGSLLRGSALAP
- a CDS encoding response regulator transcription factor: MPRILVIDDDAAIAELVSINLEMAGYDVSQAPDGIKGQALAMQLQPDLIMLDLMLPKVDGFTVCQRLRRDERTADIPVLMLTALGQTQNKVEGFNAGADDYLTKPFEVEEMLARVRALLRRTDRIPQAAKHSEILSYGPITLVPERFEAIWFSGTVKLTHLEFELLHCLLQRHGQTVSPSEILREVWGYDPDDDIETIRVHIRHLRTKLEPDPRHPRYIKTVYGAGYCLELPNAEQMTADAV
- a CDS encoding DUF389 domain-containing protein, with protein sequence MRQLLVQVSRGSGQEVIDIAKSCDGANLALLEATGSEGLLDLAIVNVPNGKVEQLLSKLEKLPNAHITLIPRGVITLQPPPSEAPQQVKDVGNRAPVEVFLGGLQSVGSWRGFLGYAAAAGFVVWIGLFTNTTYLLVAAMLIAPFAGPAMNVAIATARGDRTLLKRSLLRYVAALAVTITVTGVLSLLLRQEAATEQMISTSNLSTVAVMLPLVAGAAGALNLVQSERSSLVSGAAVGTLVAASLAPPAGLIGMAIAIGQWDLALNGFFVLLLQLVGINFSGAIVFRLYGLSPRGARYDRGKNWVFPSGLTATILALAGLLTWQFSNPPQLQRSSRAQRAVGEIQKVLNGSDLADLVEANVRFTRADIKGQNTMLGTIYVQRREGITVPTEEIRTQIERKIQSHLLEQGFNATPLIDVSVLEAPTSNL